From Medicago truncatula cultivar Jemalong A17 chromosome 7, MtrunA17r5.0-ANR, whole genome shotgun sequence, a single genomic window includes:
- the LOC25498771 gene encoding protein RESPONSE TO ABA AND SALT 1: MTDVNVAAFDEFLQGWMIRQRNYLNDLLSAQQQPQELADSDRLNLLNRVLCHYGQYYEEKSKIAHQNILLLFSPPWFSSLEKSFLWVAGFKPGLTFHLVNKTLEDLSEDQRQRLSELKQEIKMKERELNDELAKVHESMAAPPVLDNVRSHGRVCLSRSFMAEEGTVSSSFKETLENLVTNADALRTETALRVVQILKPAQVLNFFVAVAELQLKVRSLGFDKDAQRENQG, translated from the coding sequence ATGACTGATGTAAATGTTGCtgcatttgatgaatttctCCAAGGATGGATGATTCGTCAAAGAAACTACCTCAATGATCTTCTCTCAGCTCAACAACAGCCTCAAGAGTTGGCTGATTCTGATAGGTTGAATTTGTTAAACAGAGTACTCTGCCACTATGGACAATACTATGAAGAGAAATCAAAGATAGCCCATCAaaatattcttcttcttttctcacCACCATGGTTCAGTTCATTGGAAAAATCTTTTCTCTGGGTGGCAGGGTTCAAACCAGGGTTAACATTTCATCTTGTAAACAAAACTTTAGAGGATTTGTCAGAGGATCAGAGGCAGAGGTTGAGTGAGCTCAAACAAGAGATTAAGATGAAGGAGAGAGAACTAAATGATGAATTGGCTAAGGTTCATGAGAGTATGGCGGCGCCACCGGTTCTTGACAATGTTAGAAGCCATGGAAGAGTGTGTTTGAGTAGGTCATTCATGGCAGAAGAGGGTACAGTTTCTAGTTCATTCAAGGAAACATTGGAGAATTTGGTGACAAATGCTGATGCTTTGAGGACTGAGACAGCTTTGAGAGTTGTGCAGATACTGAAACCAGCTCAGGTTCTCAACTTTTTTGTTGCTGTTGCTGAGCTTCAGCTCAAGGTTAGGTCTTTGGGTTTTGATAAGGATGCTCAGAGGGAAAACCAAGGGTGA
- the LOC25498770 gene encoding acyl-coenzyme A oxidase 4, peroxisomal has product MTRSNPQDKIGNMPSYFDLPPLDVSLAFPQATPASTFPPCASDYFQFDDLLKPEEQAIRMKVRECMEKNIAPIMTQYWEKAEFPFHAIPKLGELGIAGGTIKGYGCPGLSVTGSAIATAEVARVDASCSTFILVHSSLAMLTIALCGSEAQKQKYLPSLAQLKTIACWALTEPDYGSDASALKTTATKVEGGWILEGQKRWIGNSTFADLLVIFARNTSTNQINGYIVKKDAPGLTVTKIENKIGLRIVQNGDIVMRKVFVPDEDRIEGVNSFQDTNKVLAVSRVMVAWQPIGISMGIYDMCHRYLKERKQFGAPLAAFQINQQKLVQMLSNVQAMILVGWRLCKLYESGKMTPGHASLGKSWITLRARETAALGRELLGGNGILADFLVAKAFCDLEPIYTYEGTYEINTLVTGREVTGFASFKPATQRSRM; this is encoded by the exons aTGACTCGTTCCAATCCACAAg ATAAAATTGGAAACATGCCTTCATATTTTGATTTGCCACCACTTGATGTTTCTCTTGCATTTCCACAAGCAACTCCAGCATCTACTTTTCCTCCTTGTG CTTCAGATTATTTTCAATTCGATGACTTGTTGAAACCGGAGGAGCAGGCCATTAGGATGAAAGTGAGAGAGTGTatggaaaaaaatattgctCCCATAATGACCCAG TATTGGGAGAAAGCCGAATTCCCATTTCATGCTATTCCAAAGCTTGGTGAACTGGGTATCGCTGGTGGCACAATCAAG GGTTATGGTTGTCCTGGTCTTTCCGTAACTGGAAGTGCTATTGCTACAGCAGAAGTTGCTAGAGTTGATGCAAGTTGTTCAACTTTCATTTTGGTCCATTCATCCTTGGCAATGCTCACTATAG CATTGTGTGGGTCTGAAGCTCAGAAGCAAAAGTATCTACCGTCGTTGGCACAGCTAAAAACTATAGCATGTTGG GCCTTGACTGAACCTGACTATGGAAGTGATGCAAGTGCTTTGAAGACCACAGCAACTAAA GTGGAAGGTGGTTGGATCCTTGAGGGCCAAAAGCGGTGGATAGGAAACAGTACATTTGCTGATTTGTTGGTTATCTTCGCAAGGAATACctcaacaaatcaaataaaCGG GTATATCGTAAAAAAGGATGCACCTGGTTTAACTGtcacaaaaatagaaaataaaattggacttaGAATCGTACAAAATGGAGACATTGTTATGAGGAAAGTTTTTGTCCCTGATGAGGACAGAATAGAAGGAGTCAATTCTTTTCAGGATACAAACAAG GTACTTGCTGTTTCGCGTGTGATGGTTGCTTGGCAACCTATTGGTATATCAATGGGCATCTATGATATGTGTCACAG GTACCTAAAGGAGAGGAAACAATTTGGAGCACCATTAGCAGCTTTCCAAATCAACCAACAGAAACTTGTTCAAATGCTCAGTAACGTTCAAGCGATGATTCTTGTTGGTTGGCGTCTATGCAAGTTGTATGAAAGTGGTAAAATGACCCCAGGTCATGCTAGCTTGGGAAAG TCATGGATCACCTTGAGGGCAAGAGAAACAGCTGCTTTGGGGCGAGAATTGCTTGGTGGCAATGGAATTTTGGCTGATTTTCTAGTGGCTAAG GCATTCTGTGACTTAGAACCTATCTACACCTACGAAGGCACGTATGAAATCAATACTTTGGTCACAGGAAGAGAAGTTACTGGTTTTGCCAGCTTTAAGCCAGCTACTCAAAGAAGTAGAATGTGA